A part of Neovison vison isolate M4711 chromosome 6, ASM_NN_V1, whole genome shotgun sequence genomic DNA contains:
- the PGPEP1 gene encoding pyroglutamyl-peptidase 1 isoform X2: MEQPRKAVVVTGFGPFGEHTVNASWIAVQELEKLGLGDSVDLHVYEIPVEYQTVQRLIPALWEKHSPQLVVHVGVSGMATTVTLEKCGHNKGYKGLDNCRFCPGSQCCVEDGPESIDSIIDMDAVCKRVTTLGLDVSVTISQDAGRYLCDFTYYTSLYQSHGRSAFVHVPPLGKPYNADQLGRALRAIIEEMLDVLEQSEGKISCRHKH; this comes from the exons atggagcagcccaggaaggcGGTGGTGGTGACGG gatttgGCCCTTTCGGAGAACACACCGTGAACGCCAGCTGGATTGCAGTCCAG gAGCTGGAGAAGCTCGGGCTTGGTGACAGTGTGGACCTGCACGTGTATGAGATTCCCGTCGAGTACCAGACAGTCCAGAGGCTCATCCCTGCCCTGTGGGAGAAGCACAGCCCACAG CTCGTGGTGCATGTGGGGGTGTCGGGCATGGCGACCACAGTCACACTGGAGAAGTGCGGGCATAACAAGGGCTACAAGGGGCTGGACAACTGTCGCTTCTGCCCCGGCTCCCAGTGCTGCGTGGAGGACGGCCCGGAAAGCATTGATTCCATCATCGACATGGACGCTGTCTGTAAGAGGGTCACGACGCTGGGCCTGGATGTGTCTGTGACCATCTCACAGGATGCCGGCAG GTACCTCTGTGACTTCACCTACTACACCTCGCTGTACCAGAGTCATGGCCGCTCAGCCTTTGTTCATGTGCCTCCCCTGGGCAAGCCCTACAATGCAGACCAGCTGGGCAGGGCGCTGCGGGCCATCATCGAGGAGATGCTGGATGTCCTGGAGCAGTCAGAAGGCAAAATCAGCTGTCGCCACAAACACTGA
- the PGPEP1 gene encoding pyroglutamyl-peptidase 1 isoform X1, whose product MIYSQRMRRWWEISARSGFGPFGEHTVNASWIAVQELEKLGLGDSVDLHVYEIPVEYQTVQRLIPALWEKHSPQLVVHVGVSGMATTVTLEKCGHNKGYKGLDNCRFCPGSQCCVEDGPESIDSIIDMDAVCKRVTTLGLDVSVTISQDAGRYLCDFTYYTSLYQSHGRSAFVHVPPLGKPYNADQLGRALRAIIEEMLDVLEQSEGKISCRHKH is encoded by the exons gatttgGCCCTTTCGGAGAACACACCGTGAACGCCAGCTGGATTGCAGTCCAG gAGCTGGAGAAGCTCGGGCTTGGTGACAGTGTGGACCTGCACGTGTATGAGATTCCCGTCGAGTACCAGACAGTCCAGAGGCTCATCCCTGCCCTGTGGGAGAAGCACAGCCCACAG CTCGTGGTGCATGTGGGGGTGTCGGGCATGGCGACCACAGTCACACTGGAGAAGTGCGGGCATAACAAGGGCTACAAGGGGCTGGACAACTGTCGCTTCTGCCCCGGCTCCCAGTGCTGCGTGGAGGACGGCCCGGAAAGCATTGATTCCATCATCGACATGGACGCTGTCTGTAAGAGGGTCACGACGCTGGGCCTGGATGTGTCTGTGACCATCTCACAGGATGCCGGCAG GTACCTCTGTGACTTCACCTACTACACCTCGCTGTACCAGAGTCATGGCCGCTCAGCCTTTGTTCATGTGCCTCCCCTGGGCAAGCCCTACAATGCAGACCAGCTGGGCAGGGCGCTGCGGGCCATCATCGAGGAGATGCTGGATGTCCTGGAGCAGTCAGAAGGCAAAATCAGCTGTCGCCACAAACACTGA
- the PGPEP1 gene encoding pyroglutamyl-peptidase 1 isoform X3 has product MATTVTLEKCGHNKGYKGLDNCRFCPGSQCCVEDGPESIDSIIDMDAVCKRVTTLGLDVSVTISQDAGRYLCDFTYYTSLYQSHGRSAFVHVPPLGKPYNADQLGRALRAIIEEMLDVLEQSEGKISCRHKH; this is encoded by the exons ATGGCGACCACAGTCACACTGGAGAAGTGCGGGCATAACAAGGGCTACAAGGGGCTGGACAACTGTCGCTTCTGCCCCGGCTCCCAGTGCTGCGTGGAGGACGGCCCGGAAAGCATTGATTCCATCATCGACATGGACGCTGTCTGTAAGAGGGTCACGACGCTGGGCCTGGATGTGTCTGTGACCATCTCACAGGATGCCGGCAG GTACCTCTGTGACTTCACCTACTACACCTCGCTGTACCAGAGTCATGGCCGCTCAGCCTTTGTTCATGTGCCTCCCCTGGGCAAGCCCTACAATGCAGACCAGCTGGGCAGGGCGCTGCGGGCCATCATCGAGGAGATGCTGGATGTCCTGGAGCAGTCAGAAGGCAAAATCAGCTGTCGCCACAAACACTGA